A stretch of Sinimarinibacterium sp. NLF-5-8 DNA encodes these proteins:
- a CDS encoding peptidase M19 yields the protein MFKTTTFFSALALSILVAGCGASSDAGHSNPGNPDVPGTMVPKTRYDLANRCFSLKALDDGSFVVRDGNGYAATAADLAGAERFYLKPTALGDYLLYGRDRKMLAAANPTALLQDRRSQLSADNDASNTSNWTVQMPAQGRYTVELKTGHGALYSADGRLQLSGSKGEFEFVPAEGCTPYPEISTDSVGEAYKGNGVNQPVVGFAEVHTHMAMGHEMSDGAEIVGPSAGGVLYGQMYHRFGVPHALEDCAKYHGPQGLRDPEALILDLTPLVMHDTQGWPSFIDWPGNVSQLHQAMYYKWVERAYKAGLRILVSEGTNIEALCDVAKLYMNTVRPVEAAGYECRDMELGIAQVKYLISLQDYVDAQEGGPGKGWFRIVGSPQEARQVINDGKLAVVPGLEFSNVFHCNTRSVAGLLKQDMCTKEDIDRGIEEVWNLGVREIFPYHDVNSALGGTGIFNDLVINLVGFVGTGSFWDTYDCPDGGEGDQYFYNAGSLMTNVPVAGGLLQKLVGTVSNLLPDLLTGGSNGLSLPVYPTGKRQCNAYGMTDLGRYAIEKMMEKKLIIDIDHAELSIKSDMLEIALAQDPPYPMISAHGGHGGISIEQAKDILRTGGLIYPMKPNGKGHVDFMNKIRPLWEEIRPGEPLPLGYGMDANGIADRAGPRGSGSQPVQYPFTLFQGDDWGPQFNGKAPVTFNIQTIPESGKQWHIDEVGTAHYGMVADYVEEIRLEGGKEALDALYNSAEAYIQMWERTVNR from the coding sequence ATGTTCAAGACAACGACTTTTTTCAGCGCCCTGGCGCTCTCGATACTCGTTGCCGGGTGCGGCGCTTCGTCGGATGCCGGGCACAGCAATCCGGGCAATCCGGACGTGCCGGGAACAATGGTGCCGAAAACGCGCTATGACCTTGCGAATCGCTGCTTCTCGCTCAAGGCGCTCGACGATGGCAGTTTTGTCGTGCGCGACGGCAATGGCTATGCCGCGACGGCTGCAGATCTGGCCGGTGCCGAGCGTTTCTATCTGAAGCCAACGGCGTTAGGCGATTATTTGCTGTACGGGCGTGACCGGAAAATGCTGGCCGCAGCCAACCCCACGGCGTTGCTGCAGGATCGGCGCAGTCAGCTCAGTGCCGACAACGATGCCAGCAATACCTCCAATTGGACCGTGCAGATGCCCGCGCAAGGTCGCTACACAGTGGAGTTGAAGACGGGGCACGGTGCGCTGTATAGCGCCGATGGTCGTTTGCAGTTGTCCGGAAGTAAGGGCGAGTTTGAGTTTGTGCCTGCGGAGGGGTGCACACCGTATCCCGAGATTTCGACCGATAGTGTTGGCGAAGCCTACAAAGGCAATGGCGTCAATCAGCCTGTGGTTGGCTTTGCCGAAGTGCATACCCACATGGCGATGGGACATGAGATGTCCGATGGCGCCGAAATCGTCGGCCCTTCTGCCGGCGGCGTGTTGTATGGACAGATGTATCACCGCTTTGGCGTTCCGCACGCGCTGGAAGACTGCGCCAAATATCACGGCCCCCAAGGCTTACGCGATCCTGAAGCGCTGATTCTTGATTTAACGCCGTTGGTCATGCATGACACGCAGGGGTGGCCGAGCTTTATCGACTGGCCCGGCAATGTGTCGCAGTTGCACCAGGCGATGTATTACAAATGGGTCGAACGTGCCTATAAAGCCGGTTTGCGCATTCTGGTATCCGAAGGTACTAACATCGAGGCGCTGTGCGACGTCGCCAAGCTCTACATGAACACCGTGCGACCGGTCGAGGCGGCGGGGTATGAATGCAGAGATATGGAGTTGGGCATTGCGCAGGTCAAATACCTGATTTCGTTACAAGATTATGTAGATGCGCAAGAAGGTGGACCGGGCAAAGGCTGGTTCCGCATTGTTGGCAGTCCACAAGAGGCGCGTCAGGTCATCAATGACGGCAAGCTGGCGGTGGTGCCGGGCTTGGAGTTTTCCAACGTCTTTCATTGCAATACCCGCTCGGTCGCCGGCCTGCTCAAACAGGATATGTGCACCAAGGAAGACATTGATCGTGGGATTGAAGAAGTCTGGAATTTGGGCGTGCGCGAGATTTTTCCGTATCACGATGTCAACAGCGCGCTGGGTGGTACCGGGATTTTTAACGATTTGGTGATCAACCTTGTCGGCTTTGTCGGCACCGGCAGTTTTTGGGACACCTACGATTGTCCCGACGGCGGTGAAGGGGACCAGTATTTTTATAACGCGGGCTCTTTAATGACCAACGTGCCGGTAGCAGGCGGCTTGTTACAAAAACTGGTCGGCACGGTTTCAAATCTGCTGCCAGACCTGCTGACCGGCGGCAGCAATGGTCTGTCGTTACCGGTGTATCCCACTGGCAAACGCCAATGCAATGCGTATGGCATGACCGATCTGGGACGTTATGCCATTGAAAAGATGATGGAGAAAAAGCTCATTATCGATATTGACCATGCCGAGCTTTCGATCAAAAGCGATATGTTGGAAATCGCATTGGCGCAGGATCCGCCGTATCCGATGATCTCCGCACACGGCGGTCATGGCGGTATTTCGATTGAACAGGCCAAAGACATTTTGCGCACGGGTGGGCTGATTTATCCGATGAAGCCCAATGGCAAAGGTCATGTTGATTTCATGAACAAGATCAGACCGTTGTGGGAAGAAATCCGCCCCGGCGAGCCGCTGCCGCTTGGCTACGGCATGGATGCCAACGGCATTGCCGACCGCGCCGGCCCTCGTGGTTCGGGCAGTCAGCCCGTGCAATATCCATTTACCCTGTTCCAGGGCGATGATTGGGGGCCGCAGTTCAACGGTAAGGCGCCGGTGACATTCAATATTCAGACCATTCCTGAAAGCGGCAAACAGTGGCATATCGACGAAGTCGGCACCGCCCATTACGGCATGGTGGCGGACTACGTTGAAGAAATCCGGCTTGAAGGCGGTAAAGAAGCACTGGATGCGCTGTACAACTCCGCCGAGGCTTACATCCAGATGTGGGAGCGCACCGTCAATCGCTGA
- a CDS encoding PepSY domain-containing protein gives MTGLLLGLSILGAAVPAQAQEPHRLRPHATLRPAQPSASLSPAQAAQLAQRRYGGRVLAVEGNGNGYRVKMLKDGEVRTYQINP, from the coding sequence TTGACCGGCTTGCTGCTCGGCCTGTCGATACTGGGAGCGGCCGTCCCCGCACAGGCGCAGGAACCGCACCGGCTGCGACCCCATGCCACCCTGCGTCCCGCGCAGCCGTCGGCCAGCCTCAGCCCCGCCCAGGCCGCGCAGCTGGCCCAGCGTCGTTATGGCGGCCGTGTGCTGGCCGTTGAAGGCAACGGCAATGGCTATCGCGTCAAAATGCTCAAAGACGGCGAAGTCCGCACCTATCAAATCAATCCCTGA
- a CDS encoding response regulator transcription factor: MRALVIEDDAALREQLVRFLSEEGFAVDTASDGSQGAFIAEEYPADVAIIDLGLPQLPGIEIVRRARARGRVFPILILTARDGWQAKVEALQAGADDYLVKPFHREELIARLRALLRRSGGWASAQLVSGPYVVDTSARTVSRDGQPAELTDFEFRVLEYLLTHAGKAISKAELTEHLYTEDEERDSNVIEVFIRRLRSKLDPDSRHTPITTIRGAGYRWDLPRG, from the coding sequence GTGCGTGCACTGGTAATCGAAGATGACGCGGCGCTGCGCGAGCAGCTGGTGCGTTTTTTATCCGAAGAAGGTTTTGCCGTGGACACCGCCAGCGACGGCAGCCAGGGCGCCTTCATTGCCGAGGAGTATCCGGCGGACGTTGCCATCATCGATCTGGGGCTGCCGCAATTGCCGGGGATCGAGATCGTCCGTCGCGCGCGCGCGCGGGGGCGCGTATTTCCGATCCTGATTCTGACCGCGCGCGACGGCTGGCAAGCCAAGGTCGAGGCCCTGCAGGCCGGCGCCGATGATTATCTGGTCAAGCCCTTTCACCGCGAGGAGTTGATCGCCCGCTTGCGCGCGCTGCTGCGCCGCAGTGGGGGCTGGGCTTCTGCCCAGCTGGTGTCCGGCCCCTATGTCGTGGACACCAGCGCGCGCACCGTCAGTCGTGACGGCCAACCCGCTGAACTCACCGACTTTGAATTCCGCGTGCTCGAATATCTGCTCACCCATGCTGGCAAGGCGATTTCAAAAGCCGAGCTGACCGAGCATCTCTACACCGAGGATGAAGAGCGCGACAGCAATGTCATCGAGGTCTTCATCCGTCGGCTGCGCAGCAAACTCGATCCCGACAGTCGCCATACCCCGATCACCACCATTCGCGGCGCAGGCTATCGCTGGGATCTGCCGCGCGGATAG
- a CDS encoding ATP-binding protein, whose product MTTIASPLNLNSLRARLLLSAALVLAAFGSLTGLILERSFNSGLSQAQQDKMQTLIYALLGAASEGADGNLTIDLQAVPDPRLRQPLSGLEAALLDEQGRLVWQSTGLLAAPDPHPVAVGEWFFQRLRQPDAFSLRFGLRWIDGADDPRRYSIVIIEDAASYIAQLHAFRRTLWLWLSLTLLALTLTQLLLLHWGLLPLRRLTRELRQIEQGQQTQIQGHYPIELRPLTRDLNAMISAERHQQTRYRNALGDLAHTLKTPLAVLRGLEAEAPPEVQEQVDRMLHIVDHQLRRAAAAGTRTLTEPIGLRALTDKISAALCKVYADQSIRIENHIPSTLRLRIDQGDLYELIGNLLDNAAKYGNGKVRIRARANADYHLIEVEDNGGGFPDNTQALLERGVRADTRAPGQGLGLAAVSTIVEACQGQLQLARSVDLGGGKVSVRLPLR is encoded by the coding sequence ATGACGACGATCGCGTCACCCTTGAATCTGAACTCGCTGCGTGCGCGCCTGCTGCTGTCGGCGGCTTTGGTGCTGGCTGCATTCGGCAGTCTGACCGGCCTGATTCTCGAACGTTCGTTCAACAGCGGACTGAGCCAGGCACAACAGGACAAGATGCAAACCCTGATTTATGCCCTGCTTGGGGCCGCTTCCGAAGGCGCAGATGGCAATCTGACCATTGATCTGCAAGCCGTGCCCGACCCGCGCCTGCGCCAGCCGCTGTCCGGACTGGAAGCCGCACTGCTGGATGAGCAAGGTCGCCTGGTCTGGCAATCGACGGGGTTGCTGGCCGCGCCAGACCCGCATCCGGTCGCGGTCGGTGAGTGGTTTTTTCAGCGTTTGCGCCAGCCGGATGCCTTCAGTCTGCGCTTTGGCCTGCGCTGGATCGACGGCGCCGATGACCCCCGGCGTTACAGCATCGTCATCATCGAGGATGCGGCCAGCTACATCGCCCAGCTGCACGCTTTCCGCCGCACCTTGTGGCTGTGGCTGAGCCTGACGTTACTGGCTCTGACGCTGACCCAGTTGCTGCTGCTGCACTGGGGATTGCTGCCCCTGCGCCGCCTGACCCGCGAACTCAGGCAGATCGAACAAGGCCAGCAGACGCAGATCCAGGGTCATTACCCGATCGAGCTGCGCCCGCTGACCCGCGACCTGAACGCAATGATCAGTGCCGAACGCCACCAGCAGACCCGCTATCGCAACGCCCTGGGCGATCTCGCCCACACCCTCAAAACCCCGCTGGCGGTGCTGCGTGGACTGGAGGCCGAAGCCCCGCCCGAGGTTCAGGAGCAGGTCGATCGGATGCTCCACATCGTCGATCACCAACTGCGCCGCGCAGCGGCAGCCGGAACGCGCACGCTGACCGAGCCGATTGGTTTGCGCGCGCTCACCGATAAAATCAGCGCGGCGCTGTGCAAGGTCTACGCCGATCAATCGATCCGGATCGAAAATCACATCCCGTCCACACTCCGGCTGCGCATCGACCAGGGCGATCTGTACGAGCTGATCGGTAATCTGCTCGACAATGCGGCCAAATATGGCAATGGCAAAGTTCGCATCCGCGCGCGCGCAAACGCCGATTATCACCTCATCGAAGTCGAAGACAACGGCGGCGGCTTTCCGGATAACACCCAGGCGCTGCTCGAACGCGGGGTGCGCGCCGATACCCGCGCGCCAGGTCAGGGGCTGGGACTGGCTGCGGTCAGCACCATCGTCGAAGCCTGCCAGGGCCAATTGCAGCTGGCGCGGTCAGTTGACCTTGGCGGCGGCAAGGTCAGCGTGAGATTGCCGCTGCGCTAA
- the orn gene encoding oligoribonuclease, translating to MTVDAQNLIWIDLEMTGLMPERHRIIEIATIVTDSQLNILAEGPVCAIHQSEAELLAMDEWNTRQHGHSGLAQRVRESQWIERDAENQTLEFLRQWVPAGASPMCGNSICQDRRFLARWMPELERYFHYRHIDVSTLKELCRRWSPDVAKGFDKQSSHLALDDIRDSIAELQHYRAHFIRA from the coding sequence ATGACTGTTGATGCGCAAAACCTGATCTGGATCGACCTTGAAATGACGGGGTTGATGCCCGAGCGTCACCGCATCATCGAGATTGCCACGATTGTGACCGATTCCCAGCTCAACATTCTGGCCGAAGGGCCGGTGTGCGCGATTCATCAAAGCGAGGCCGAGCTGCTGGCCATGGATGAGTGGAACACCCGACAGCACGGTCATTCCGGCCTTGCCCAGCGTGTTCGCGAGAGCCAGTGGATCGAGCGCGATGCCGAAAACCAGACGCTGGAGTTTCTGCGCCAGTGGGTGCCGGCCGGCGCCTCGCCGATGTGCGGTAATTCGATCTGCCAGGATCGGCGCTTTTTGGCACGCTGGATGCCGGAGCTGGAGCGCTATTTTCATTATCGGCACATCGATGTCAGCACCCTCAAGGAACTGTGCAGGCGCTGGTCGCCCGACGTTGCCAAAGGCTTTGACAAGCAATCCTCACACCTCGCGCTGGACGACATTCGCGACTCGATCGCCGAGTTGCAGCATTATCGCGCGCACTTCATCCGGGCTTAG
- a CDS encoding HAD family hydrolase yields the protein MHETIAVVFDFDDTLAPDTTSGFLKQAGITDLTAFWRDEVAALYGDDWDPVPAYLYTMIEAARQGRIGPLSRERLAAWGARAPLHPGVESLFDRLRQTLRSSHPRVNLEFYVISSGLGDVLRATRIADQFTQIWASELHYNAQGDATFAKRIISFTDKTRYLFHIQKGLIGDSFRSKPFEVNRKVALAQQRVPLDRMIFIGDGYTDIPCFSLLKQHGGIPIAVYDPDHQERWGNAFTFVTEGRVSNLHSANYSEGSDLSNFLIMAVRSLAERIAVSARSYQG from the coding sequence ATGCATGAAACCATTGCCGTTGTTTTTGACTTTGACGATACCCTTGCACCGGACACCACCAGCGGCTTTCTGAAGCAGGCCGGCATCACCGATCTGACGGCCTTCTGGCGCGATGAAGTCGCTGCCCTGTATGGCGATGACTGGGATCCGGTTCCGGCGTATCTGTATACGATGATCGAAGCGGCTCGCCAGGGCAGGATCGGCCCCCTGAGCCGGGAACGGCTCGCCGCCTGGGGCGCGCGCGCGCCATTGCACCCGGGAGTGGAATCCTTGTTCGATCGCCTGCGCCAGACCTTGCGCAGCTCACACCCGCGCGTGAACCTGGAGTTTTATGTCATCTCCAGCGGCCTGGGCGATGTGCTGCGCGCCACCCGCATCGCCGATCAATTCACCCAGATCTGGGCATCCGAACTCCATTACAACGCACAGGGTGATGCAACATTTGCCAAGCGCATCATCAGCTTCACCGACAAAACCCGCTATCTGTTCCATATCCAGAAAGGGCTGATCGGCGATTCATTCCGCAGCAAGCCGTTCGAGGTCAACCGCAAAGTGGCACTGGCACAGCAGCGTGTCCCCCTGGATCGGATGATCTTCATTGGCGATGGCTACACCGACATCCCATGCTTTTCTCTGCTCAAACAGCACGGCGGCATTCCAATCGCCGTATACGACCCGGATCATCAGGAGCGCTGGGGCAACGCATTTACCTTTGTCACCGAAGGGCGCGTCTCCAATCTGCATTCAGCGAACTACAGCGAAGGCTCGGATCTTTCCAACTTCCTGATCATGGCCGTGCGCTCCCTGGCTGAGCGGATCGCCGTCAGCGCGCGCAGCTATCAAGGGTAA
- a CDS encoding 4a-hydroxytetrahydrobiopterin dehydratase, whose protein sequence is MPDLHQKKCRPCEGGVPALDFAAAETLRRQLDPRWRISGDTKAIQADFSFDNYWQTTAFINAVAWIAHTQDHHPDISFGYKTAMVKYSTHAVNGLTENDFICAARVDALLND, encoded by the coding sequence ATGCCCGATCTGCACCAAAAAAAATGCCGCCCCTGCGAAGGCGGTGTGCCTGCGCTTGACTTTGCCGCTGCCGAAACCCTGCGCAGGCAGCTCGATCCACGCTGGCGCATCAGCGGCGACACCAAAGCCATCCAGGCCGACTTCAGCTTTGACAATTACTGGCAAACCACCGCTTTCATCAATGCCGTGGCGTGGATCGCACACACCCAGGATCATCACCCGGACATCAGCTTTGGCTACAAAACCGCCATGGTGAAATACAGCACCCACGCAGTCAACGGCCTGACCGAAAACGACTTCATCTGTGCCGCGCGCGTAGATGCCTTGCTCAATGACTAG
- the recR gene encoding recombination mediator RecR: protein MSLYPPRLTRLIDALRRLPGVGPKSAQRMAFHLLERDRDGARHLAATLDEALAHIARCPQCRMFCEGADCRYCTDARAASGQLCVVEGPADLIALEQGTAYRGRYFVLMGRLSPIDGIGPAELGLEQLTAQLDQGWVQELIVATNPTVEGEATAYYLAELGKARDLRVTRIAHGVPVGGELEYVDAGTLSHALSGRTSV from the coding sequence GTGAGTCTGTATCCCCCTCGCCTGACGCGTCTGATCGATGCTCTGCGCCGCCTGCCCGGCGTTGGCCCCAAGTCTGCCCAGCGCATGGCGTTTCATCTGCTGGAGCGTGACCGCGACGGCGCCCGGCATCTGGCTGCAACACTGGACGAGGCGCTGGCGCATATCGCCCGCTGTCCGCAATGCCGGATGTTCTGCGAAGGGGCGGATTGTCGCTACTGCACCGATGCGCGCGCTGCCAGCGGCCAGCTTTGTGTGGTCGAAGGGCCGGCCGATCTGATCGCGCTGGAGCAGGGCACGGCGTATCGCGGTCGCTACTTCGTCCTGATGGGGCGTTTGTCGCCGATTGACGGCATCGGCCCGGCCGAGCTGGGGCTGGAGCAGTTGACCGCCCAGCTCGATCAAGGCTGGGTGCAGGAACTCATCGTCGCCACCAATCCCACGGTGGAAGGCGAGGCGACGGCCTATTACCTTGCCGAGCTTGGCAAGGCGCGCGATTTGCGGGTGACGCGCATTGCCCACGGGGTTCCTGTGGGCGGGGAACTGGAATACGTGGATGCCGGCACGCTGTCGCACGCGCTCAGCGGGCGCACGTCTGTTTAG
- a CDS encoding pyruvate, water dikinase regulatory protein: MTQTRPVFFVSDGTGITAETLGNSLLTQFEGFPFDKTTLPFVNTVERAKNTVDYINFVADQTGARPLVISTTVNEEVRAILRPVRALFMDLFDRFMLDIEEELNLRADHAQGRAHGVSDQRRYEERIDAMHYAMEHDDGASTRDLSRADVILIAPSRCGKTPTTMYLALQYGLFSTNFPLTEDDLEQLRIPDSLKGLESRCFGLTSDPERLAQIRSERRSGSRYASLEQCSYELRQAEQLYRRYGIPFVNSASMSIEEISTVVMQEKQLRKRVA; this comes from the coding sequence ATGACTCAGACTCGCCCCGTGTTTTTCGTCTCCGACGGTACCGGCATCACGGCCGAAACGCTTGGAAACAGTTTGCTGACGCAGTTCGAAGGTTTTCCGTTCGACAAAACCACGCTGCCCTTTGTAAACACAGTGGAACGTGCCAAAAACACGGTTGACTATATCAATTTTGTGGCTGATCAGACCGGCGCAAGGCCGCTGGTGATCAGTACGACGGTCAATGAAGAAGTACGCGCGATCCTGCGCCCGGTGCGCGCATTATTCATGGATTTGTTTGATCGTTTCATGCTTGATATAGAGGAGGAATTGAATTTGCGCGCGGATCATGCGCAAGGGCGTGCCCATGGGGTTTCGGATCAGCGCCGGTATGAGGAACGTATTGATGCGATGCATTACGCCATGGAGCATGACGACGGCGCGTCCACGCGCGATCTGTCGCGCGCAGATGTGATTCTGATCGCACCTTCACGCTGCGGCAAAACACCCACCACGATGTATCTGGCACTGCAGTACGGCTTGTTTTCAACCAACTTTCCGTTAACCGAGGATGATCTTGAGCAGTTGCGCATTCCGGATTCGCTCAAGGGACTGGAGTCGCGCTGCTTTGGCTTGACCTCTGACCCCGAGCGGTTGGCGCAGATTCGCTCCGAACGCCGCTCCGGCTCACGCTATGCTTCGCTGGAGCAATGCAGTTATGAATTGCGCCAAGCCGAGCAATTATACCGCCGCTACGGAATTCCTTTTGTAAACTCGGCGAGCATGTCGATTGAAGAAATCTCTACCGTCGTCATGCAGGAAAAACAATTGCGCAAGCGCGTGGCCTGA
- the ppsA gene encoding phosphoenolpyruvate synthase produces the protein MSNNVLWYSELGMGDVEIVGGKNASLGEMISNLAASGVSVPNGFATTASAFREFLAFENLAQRIQDMLSSLDIEDVIKLAETGRAIRALVANAPFPAALEQDIRSHYEQLVSESGAEISVAVRSSATAEDLPDASFAGQQETYLNVQGIDNVLHAIKEVFASLYNDRAIAYRVHHGFEHAAVALSAGVQRMVRSDKGASGVMFTMDTESGFNNAVFITSSYGLGEAVVQGAVNPDEFYAYKPALREGRPAVLRRGLGEKARKMIYTSDRTLGKTVEFVDVDAAERRQFSLSDDEVQALAKQALIIEEHYGRPMDIEWGRDGIDGKLYILQARPETVKSRSATNVLRRYKLKNKGKSLTSGRAIGQKIGAGSVRILSSIDQMTRVQPGDVLVTDMTDPDWEPIMKRASAIVTNRGGRTCHAAIIARELGIPAVVGCGDATQVLRDGDPVTVTCAEGDTGYIYEGHIDFEVDEVALDKMPDIPVKVMMNVGTPEQAFDFAALPHKGVGLARLEFIINRQIGIHPQALLELDRLPPEERRIIDPMIAPYGSPRDYFIKRLAEGIATIAAAFAPEPVIVRLSDFKSNEYANLIAGRRYEPHEENPMLGFRGASRYISPTFRPCFEMECAALKYVRDEMGLTNVKVMVPFVRTLDEARQVVDILAENGLKRGDNGLQLIMMCELPSNAVLAEQFLEYFDGFSIGSNDMTQLTLGLDRDSGLIAHLFDERNEAVKAMLSMAISACRKQGKYIGICGQGPSDHPDLARWLLDQGIESMSLNPDTVVETWLFLAGQKA, from the coding sequence ATGAGCAACAACGTCTTATGGTATTCCGAACTTGGCATGGGCGACGTCGAAATTGTCGGCGGAAAGAATGCCTCCCTTGGTGAGATGATCAGCAACCTGGCCGCCTCCGGCGTCAGTGTGCCCAACGGCTTTGCCACCACGGCAAGCGCATTTCGCGAATTTTTGGCGTTTGAAAACCTCGCGCAGCGCATTCAGGACATGCTCTCGTCGCTGGATATCGAGGACGTGATCAAGCTTGCCGAAACCGGCCGCGCGATTCGCGCACTGGTGGCCAACGCCCCATTCCCGGCGGCGCTGGAGCAAGACATCCGCAGCCACTACGAGCAACTGGTCAGCGAATCCGGCGCCGAGATTTCGGTGGCGGTGCGCTCCTCGGCCACCGCTGAGGACTTGCCGGATGCCTCGTTTGCCGGCCAACAAGAAACCTATCTGAATGTGCAGGGCATCGATAACGTGCTGCACGCAATCAAGGAAGTATTCGCCTCGCTGTACAACGACCGCGCGATTGCCTACCGCGTGCACCATGGCTTTGAACACGCGGCAGTGGCGCTGTCGGCCGGCGTGCAACGCATGGTGCGCTCGGATAAAGGCGCCAGCGGCGTGATGTTCACCATGGACACCGAATCCGGCTTCAACAATGCCGTGTTCATCACCTCCTCCTACGGGCTCGGAGAAGCCGTGGTGCAGGGCGCAGTCAACCCCGACGAGTTTTACGCCTACAAACCGGCGCTGCGCGAAGGCCGTCCGGCGGTACTGCGCCGGGGTCTTGGTGAAAAAGCCCGCAAAATGATTTACACCAGCGATCGTACACTGGGCAAAACCGTTGAGTTTGTTGATGTTGATGCGGCCGAACGCCGTCAATTCAGCCTGAGCGACGATGAAGTCCAGGCGCTGGCCAAGCAAGCGCTGATCATCGAAGAACACTATGGCCGCCCGATGGACATCGAATGGGGGCGTGACGGCATCGACGGCAAGCTCTACATCCTCCAAGCGCGCCCCGAAACCGTCAAATCGCGCAGCGCCACCAACGTGCTGCGTCGCTACAAACTCAAAAACAAAGGCAAATCGCTGACCAGCGGCCGCGCCATTGGCCAAAAAATCGGTGCCGGTTCGGTGCGTATTCTCAGCTCCATCGACCAGATGACCCGCGTGCAGCCCGGCGACGTGCTGGTCACCGACATGACCGACCCCGATTGGGAACCGATCATGAAGCGCGCCAGCGCCATCGTCACCAATCGCGGTGGCCGCACCTGTCACGCGGCCATCATCGCGCGCGAGCTTGGCATTCCCGCCGTCGTTGGCTGCGGTGATGCCACTCAAGTGCTGCGCGATGGCGATCCGGTCACCGTGACCTGTGCCGAAGGCGACACCGGCTATATCTACGAAGGCCATATCGACTTTGAAGTCGATGAAGTCGCGCTCGACAAGATGCCGGATATTCCGGTCAAGGTGATGATGAACGTCGGCACGCCCGAACAGGCGTTCGACTTTGCCGCCCTGCCCCACAAAGGCGTGGGTCTGGCGCGCTTGGAATTCATCATCAACCGCCAGATCGGCATTCACCCGCAGGCGCTGCTGGAACTCGATCGCCTGCCGCCGGAAGAACGCCGCATCATCGACCCGATGATCGCCCCCTACGGCAGCCCACGCGATTACTTCATCAAGCGCCTGGCCGAAGGCATTGCCACCATCGCCGCCGCCTTTGCGCCGGAGCCGGTGATCGTGCGCCTGTCGGACTTCAAGTCCAACGAATACGCCAACCTCATCGCCGGTCGCCGTTACGAGCCGCACGAAGAAAACCCGATGCTGGGTTTCCGTGGCGCTTCACGCTACATCTCCCCAACCTTCCGTCCCTGCTTTGAGATGGAATGCGCTGCGCTCAAATACGTGCGTGACGAAATGGGACTGACCAACGTCAAGGTCATGGTGCCGTTTGTGCGCACGCTGGATGAAGCGCGTCAGGTGGTCGATATCCTCGCCGAAAACGGCCTCAAGCGCGGTGACAACGGCCTGCAACTGATCATGATGTGCGAATTGCCCTCCAACGCCGTGCTGGCCGAACAGTTCCTCGAATACTTCGATGGCTTCTCCATCGGCTCCAACGACATGACCCAGCTCACGCTCGGCCTGGATCGCGACTCTGGCCTCATCGCTCACCTGTTCGATGAGCGCAATGAAGCG